TGAATATGGATGGGATATGCTATTAGCAGCTCATGTAAACATGCCAATGGAAacaatgtcttattcagaattaGGTCAATAGTCTGAATATTGACTGAATATCTAACTATTGTAGATCagtggaatgtgtgtgtgtgtgtgtgtgtgtgtgtgtgtgtgtgtgtgtgtgtgtgtgtgtgtgtgtgtgtgtgtgtgtgtgtgtgtgtgtgtgtgtgtgtgtgtgtgtgtgtgtgtgtgtgtgtgtgtgtgtgtgtgtgtgtgtgtgtgtgtgtgtgtgtgtgtgtgtgtgtgtgttctttgggCCGGGTGGGTTCAGACGTCAGGAGATGGATGACTCATCCACGGCTCTGAGAAGTTCCCTTCCTCTCTAACcctctttaccccccccccccccccccccaccagcatGGTGTGATGTGGTGGTCAACCCCTCCCCCTTTCACTTGCTAAATTtatcttccctccctccctccctccgtccaaAAAGATGACATCACCTCTGGTCTCGGCTGTGCTCTCTAGTAAATCGTTACGGCACATCGCTCCCCGCTGACATGTTTAAATCCCCCACAAAGCCACTACACTGACCCTAATAGAGTCTGATTGGATTTCCCTAACAAGGTGACTGACTGGTCACCGGTTCGACCCCAGCAACACCTGACGTGTCTCTCAACAAGCGAGTGATACTGATTTTTGGTGACACGCTCGGTAAAACAGTGCCTGACGtgctggaagaaaaacaattgtcCCCGCACCCCCTGCTGAGCTAAAGCTGCGGAGGTTAAATCAGGATTAGACTCTGGGTTTTTGAAATGATGTCATCCTTGCTGCTTCCCTACAGTGAGCACCTAATAGCACACAAgcagggtcacacacacacacattatccaCGGTTGCACACTTTTATAAAGATCCAGGTTAATTACTTGGGCTCTTAGTTGTGTAATGGTCCCAGGCCTGTCGATTTGAGTCCAAGTGTGCGGGGGctaacgctgctgctgctgctgtgtgggtgGATGTGAGTCGGACAGTGCCGTCTGTGTGGgcaagtgtttttgtgtttcgaACAATTGTCTGAAAACCTGCAGAAGATATTAGTGTGTTCAGCTTCTGCACCAGACTGAAGACGTTGGGTTCagaatttgttgttttgtcgAGAATGATGTTGTTCAGCAACTTGCCCCCTTTTGTAAGATGTAGTTTATAAAGTATGTCACATTATCTTCTGTATATCTGAGGCTTGTTCAGTGCGGTAGTTTGAGCCCaggtgttttcagacattaacatTCATGCTTTTCAAGTAGAATCCGACTGACATGGATGTTTGGAGGCCAATGCCGATAATGAAATTGGGGATTAAAACCATTTCTGATACTCATGTGCTGATGTGAAAACGTTTGACTTTTATATATCGACAATATAACGGCTCATATCAGCCACTACTTATCAGCCAACTGATAAATCGGTCGGCTCTacttcaacttcaacttcagAGTCCAAAATCCAAACCTTCACTTTTTTTATGacataaaacagaagaaagtacAAACTCACCTGAAGGTCTGAacgaatataaatatatatatattttatttcaaaaaattACTTTGACAAGATGATTACTTGATAATCAAAAGAGTAGCAGGCTATTTTACTCAGTTAATCAGCTAATCATTGGGCCTCTCTGACTAATTTAATTAACTTACTTAAAGATAAAGCTAATCTGATTCTGCTCCTGCAGGTGTTTGGCAACAAGATGGTCATCCCCTCACTGGACGGTGCCTTGTTCCAGTGGAACCGGGACAGAGAGAGTATGGAGGCAGTGCCTTTCAGCGTGGAGTCCCTGCTGGAGTCGTCCTTCCGTATCGGAGAGGACACGGTTCTGGTCGGGGGGAAATCCCTCACTACCTATGGCCTGGGTGCCTACAGCGGCAAGGTCGGTGAAGGCATTTCAATTAACGTGTAGTAATGTAATGAATGAAATCAGAAATCCTCTGTGCATCAAACTAGTCAACCTAATCTAAACCATAACGCCGTTCTTCAGCTTCGGTACATCTGCTCCACGGTCGGATGCAGCCAGTCGGGGGATAAAGAGATGGAGTCGGAGGAtgtgctcctgctgcagagaacTCAGAAGACTGTGCGAGCCATCAGACCTCGATCAGGGATGGAGAAGTGAgttttattcaatcaatcaatcaatcagtctgTCATTGTCAGTCAGTCGACCTGAGCCATGAAGCCATTAAGTTAAACTCATTATCATTtgaaaaattacaataaaagaAGTTGTTTCAGCTcaattctctctttctctttacaAGGTGGAACTTTAGTGTTGGGAACTTTGAGCTGAAGCTTCTTCCCGAGACGCAGCCTGGAATGAACTTCCTGGAGGGAGACTTGGCGAATGGCGACGGCTGGAGGGAGAGTCAGTGTGTCATCTCAGATGAACtcaaagagagggagcagacGCAGAACCAGCACAAACAGAACCAGAATCTGGACCTGGTCATCAAAGTGTCTGTCCCTGATTGGAAGGTCATGGCCTTCAGCACTGAGCCTGATGGTCAGCTGGTCTGGGAGCATCAGGTGAGACGatatttaactttgtttttaagTACATGTACTGGTGTTTAACTTCTTTTGTAGAGATCCAATAACTTCTGCTTGACCTGTGTTGTGTAGTTCTGCACACCTATTGCCTCCGCCTGGCTGGTGGGCGGTGGTAAGGTCACACCGATCAACCTGTTTGACGACACCGCCTACAGCAGCCAGTCAGAAattgatgaggaggaggacgatgaggaTGATCCGGGGAAAACCAGGGGCGCTGCGGAGTCTAGTGTCTACTTAGGTGAGTTTCTACACATTCACTCAGTATAGAAACTAGATGTTCCCCTTCTTAAATCTGCGCACATTAAactcctcttcccttctcttACCAGGGATGTACCAGGGACAGCTCTATCTCCAGTCCTCAGTGAAGATCGCTGAAAAGTTTCCCTCCAAAGCCATCGGGTTGGGGACCGATATAATTCCACTACCTACTGTCAAATGGAAGCCTCTAGTCCGTAAGTCTGCGACTCCTCAGTCATTAGTTGTTGTGTCTAATCAccaaagtgtgagtgtgtgaggccATGTACGCCCACGGCACAGCGACCAAAGACTGACCTCATTACTGTAGATTTATCCTCAAAGAGAAACTGTGTCCCCACCCCAAAGAAATATTTGAAGTCATCAGGACACTGTCTCCCTCCCAATCAAAGCTTTGCCCATCTTAAATTCAACCCTGAGATTCTCATCCCACATCGATCCGTCTTTCTACTCGGATCAAACGTCTTTTTCGTCTTGTCCTTGACACAGATTCTCCGTCCCGCACTCCAGCGCTGGTCGGCTTCGATGAATTCGACAAGTGTCTGAATAATGACAAGTTCTCCCATGAAGAATACGGCAACGGAGCCCTGTCCATCCTTCAGTATCCATATGGTAATAACCTGATACTGGACCAACATTGCAGAATGTAAAGCAGGGAAAACCCAAACCTCTTCTGACTTATTTCTGCGTTTTTTCCTCCTCGCAGACAATGGCTACTACTTCCCCTATGGCAAGCGTTACCGGGAGAAGCGTGACAGCTCTATGAGCCTGACAAACGGAAACGTGGCGGGGGGTGAAAGCCGCAGGAGAAAGGAccccgtgctgctgctgccttggTGGAAGGAGATCATCGGCACCATCATCTTCTGCATCGTCGCCACCACCTACATCGTCCGCAAGTTCTTCCACCCGCCTGCCCCCGTGGCCTATGTGAGGGTAAGAGCACAGCCTGGAGCAGAGATACCTGTATGACTGTTGGTGGTTTCTCTTCTCATGTAATATTAATTGTGAATTCagtgtgcagtgtaaaaatcAGCTTTCTCATAGTGGTATTTATGTCAtagaatgaataaaacatgtatttgacatggttaaaaaatgaataccaggtgtgaacagagtCAAAACACGTATATAGCACAACAAGCAAATACTCGTGAAGTATTTTAAGTGATAAAGTTTGTGTATCACTTAAAATTCTAGATTTTTAAAGCAAGATAAACAGACGATTCCTTTAATGTTAGACCTGATTGACCTGAGGAGTTGAATACTTGTACTTCTTGTACTTCTGTATCTGTTTTCTTGAGTTACCATCTAAATGCGTTTTTTAATAACGAACTCTTTCCTGTCCTTCTGTCCCTCAAAGCAACGGAAAGAGTCGGAGACCCAGTGCCAGACGGACAGCAAGTTTGACCTTGAGGTTGTGGAATCCAAGGAGCCGGTTGCCACGGAGACCCGCTCCAGCGAATATGTGTCCAGGTACGTCACCAGCAAACCGCGAAGCCGAATGTGCTCCGTGTGTAAAACCGTTTTGTCATGACTCAGGAGAACTTCACGCGGCGCCTCCGCCGCTGCGCGGGGGAATTGTCCTCCTTCGCACTCCAAAGTCACTCTGTCAAGGTGTAGCTACAGATCCAGcactgttaccatggtgaccACTGCTCTTCCAGCCCGCCGTGACAGAGCCAGGCAGAGATGCGCAGATATGAGCCGTACTCGTGAATGATTGGACGAGTCAGCTGTTTGCCATCCGATGACAATGACCTCGGCTCTCCCGCAGACCCCGCCCCACCCAGCAGCATCTGCCACGGGGTCGGAGTGTCTCTTTACATCACTGTCAGCACATTGTCAGAAGTTTTTCATAACTTTGGGCAACCCAAAATACGATCagtgggaataattcatgggctGCCACTCGGATCCTGTTGTGTGATTGATGGACGTCACACGTGTTTACGTTCATGAGTGAAATAACGTGGCTTCACTCTCCCAGACACGAGCAGGAATCTCATTAAGTTTcagttcttcttctctcctggtGTCATCACTTCTCATCTtttgatgcaaaataaaatgtcaaacatccGTCCCGCCCCTCTTTccctttaaagctgctgctgctgctgcaatcCATACAAATGGCTTTTGCCAAAGAGCgttctttaaataaaactgatggCTGTTACAGCAGCTGTGACTGGCATGAGTCAGGATCATGAGGAGGGAGATAGAGATCAGGATACGCGGCCTGAATCACATGCGCCCACACACTTCCTAATAAGACAGCTTTCAGTCCCCTGAGGAGCCTGAGCAGAGATGCTCCGACAGCGTGTGGAAGAAGTGAAGCTAGTGGACGGCGGCAGAGTTTCCTGTTGTCTCTCTTAGCAGAAAGCTAAAGCTGCTATGTACTCATTAAAGAGTTTCCTGACCTCttccagtttgtctttcacatatgaagaaggcaGCTGGAGATTATCCGAGTCAGACGAGTTTAcatcaacaggaaaatgtccttaaCATTCTtgtgaggggtggagcctgagtAGAACATGTGAGAGGGAGGACGTGATGTagaaattctgctgcagaaaacaaatgtttgcaacacttcGACAAAAGCTGTTTCTTCTACGTGATGTTTACTctgaggctggaggagaagttctggaaaatgtccagagcaacttcTCATATATATAGTCTCTACAGAAACCTTCaagatggaaaatgtgttgtgtgattGAGAAAACTAATGTATACCACACATGTATATTGGTCATGTTTGTCCCCAAATTAATCTCAAAGTTTTACCACTTGATAAACCTCTGACGTCAGTGAATTGTACAAATCTCACAGCTCTTCTCTGCTACAGTCGGATTCTTCTCTGCATAACGACCAACATGTCTCTCCCCAGGTATCTGACTGACTTTGAGCCGGTGCAGTGCCTTGGGCGCGGGGGGTTCGGTGTTGTGTTTGAAGCCCGCAACCAAGTGGACGACTGCAACTACGCTATCAAACGAATCCGTCTGCCCAACAGGTAGTGCCTCACGCTTATCACACCGCCCACTTCCTTTCTGGAggctctgttttctctcttatcAGCAGCAACGTACTTGTCAAAACAAGTGACATTTAGGATCAAACATTAACTATTCAGACCTGGAACATACACAGGGCACAACAAACCATGTCTCCTAACGCCAAGTGTTGTTGTTGAAGTGCTTTTTAAGCCCCTGGTTTATCAAAGCAACTTTAATTTATGTCATTACGTTCAGTTGGTGTAATggaacaaattatatttttcacacttgcacacaaCCATGAAATAAGTGATTaggaaaaacaaacttaaaaaaatctaattcaaaacCTTTAATTCctgtaaatcaaacaaccaaCTGCTGGAAAACAACTGTTCAAGTTTCCATGAATGTTAATTCAAGCCTGAGATGTTTCTTTTCAATCCGTCAGGGAGCTTGCCCGTGAGAAGGTGATGCGCGAGGTGAAGGCTCTGGCCAAGCTGGAGCATCCAGGAATCATCCGCTACTTCAACGCCTGGCAGGAGAGCCCCCCCGAGGGCTGGCAGGAGGACATGGACAAGCGGTGGCTGAAAGACGCCAGGTGAGTCTGGGCTTTGAAATCCTGTGTTGCCCAGCAGGTTGAGCCTTGCACCTGGTCTGCAAGTGGTCATTGTTTCTGTAATGGTACCAAATACTCTTTTGTTCTTTTAGTACCACTGACTGGCCCATGAGCTTCCTCGACCACATGGAGGCGCTGTCAGTCAAAGTGCCAGTGTCCAGCGCCGTCTCGCCGGTCTCCGTCCCTGGAGGAGACGTTCTGGAGTCCTCCGCTGATTCCCGCGCCCTCCTCTCCAGCAGCGCCGGTGAAGCCGTGGGTTTCGGCCTCGACAACGGCGACCTGTCCTTCCACCCTCTCCTGGGCCACGACAGCCTGATGTCGGAGAGGGACAGCCAGGCTGACCCCGACGCTTCCGACACCCCCCACTCCTTTGAGCTGTGCCCCCCCCGCGGCCCCAGCGACtgcacctcctcttccttcGACATAGTGTTCGAGGACTCGGGCTGCGACCGGGATGCAGAGGCAGATACCGGTGACTCTGTGACTTCCGGTGCGGCCAGTGCAGGCGTGCTGACGGACAAGAGCAGCTCGTCTTCCTCGCACACCCGACAACGGgaatccatccctccctcctcatcctctcccccTCGGCCAACCTCACTCACCCTGGCTCTCCCTACAGCTCCTCTAACTCAGCGAGTCCAGCCCTCTCCCAAGGTGGGTTGCTCAGTCAGTGCAGTTGTTATCAAAGGCTTCACAGTGTTTTACTGCTTCCTCCTTAATTaagttattaatattaaatgtatcaTGTGTCCAGATCTCACCAGATTctacactgcacttcctcgggCCCTTTACGATACACATGTGTCAAGTGTAAAGCTGATAAGATGCATAGTTCTGGAGATATACATTCCACATACGTAGAATTCAAATTTCCAAGATCCAAGAATCATTTTAGTAGCTGCAGATGATGTGCATGTGCAATATTAAATAAGCTTTTTTGAGCTATTCTATCCTTTTTACATTAATGAAGACATATACCTTCTGGTAATACCTACAATATTTAAAAGTACtgatatttgatttgaattattaATTCTATTCTTGAGATTTCccatttttctccccctcctccttctggAAATATTCCACGAGTATCACACATAAGTGGTTTGCACTCACactgtctcctccctcctccaggtgTACCTGTACATCCAGATGCAGCTCTGTCGGAAGGAGAACCTGAAGGACTGGATGGCTCAGCGCTGCCTCCCGGAGCAGAGGGAGCACAACCAGTGTCTGGATATCTTCCTCCAGATCGCCGAGGCTGTCGACTTCCTGCACAGCAAGGGGCTCATGCACAGGGACCTCAAGGTGAAcatgtgcacacgcacactgtcCACTGCAATATATCTTACACTTGGCTCGGTGCCTGCGTCCGTGGGACTTCGCTGGCAGATGGCCACCAGATTGTAAATACGACAGCTGACACTGTGCCGCGCGGATCTCCAGATACTTGGACGTCAGAGGTGCAGAGATGGTTTTATCGCTCGAGCGTTCAGCAGTAAATTACAAT
The sequence above is drawn from the Hippoglossus hippoglossus isolate fHipHip1 chromosome 22, fHipHip1.pri, whole genome shotgun sequence genome and encodes:
- the eif2ak3 gene encoding eukaryotic translation initiation factor 2-alpha kinase 3; this translates as MERGLLSGTVSILSPPLPLLLLLLLLLLRPLLPLGSSPPPPPPPPARGSAVHWEPPPPQSSTPADDGGMERGLASVGGPGTGTAADVVVEDEDTGTTGEAEDSYGESNGNIPPTRSLVIISTLDGRISALDPHNQGRKQWDLDARSGCLVSSSLSKPEVFGNKMVIPSLDGALFQWNRDRESMEAVPFSVESLLESSFRIGEDTVLVGGKSLTTYGLGAYSGKLRYICSTVGCSQSGDKEMESEDVLLLQRTQKTVRAIRPRSGMEKWNFSVGNFELKLLPETQPGMNFLEGDLANGDGWRESQCVISDELKEREQTQNQHKQNQNLDLVIKVSVPDWKVMAFSTEPDGQLVWEHQFCTPIASAWLVGGGKVTPINLFDDTAYSSQSEIDEEEDDEDDPGKTRGAAESSVYLGMYQGQLYLQSSVKIAEKFPSKAIGLGTDIIPLPTVKWKPLVHSPSRTPALVGFDEFDKCLNNDKFSHEEYGNGALSILQYPYDNGYYFPYGKRYREKRDSSMSLTNGNVAGGESRRRKDPVLLLPWWKEIIGTIIFCIVATTYIVRKFFHPPAPVAYVRQRKESETQCQTDSKFDLEVVESKEPVATETRSSEYVSRYLTDFEPVQCLGRGGFGVVFEARNQVDDCNYAIKRIRLPNRELAREKVMREVKALAKLEHPGIIRYFNAWQESPPEGWQEDMDKRWLKDASTTDWPMSFLDHMEALSVKVPVSSAVSPVSVPGGDVLESSADSRALLSSSAGEAVGFGLDNGDLSFHPLLGHDSLMSERDSQADPDASDTPHSFELCPPRGPSDCTSSSFDIVFEDSGCDRDAEADTGDSVTSGAASAGVLTDKSSSSSSHTRQRESIPPSSSSPPRPTSLTLALPTAPLTQRVQPSPKVYLYIQMQLCRKENLKDWMAQRCLPEQREHNQCLDIFLQIAEAVDFLHSKGLMHRDLKPSNIFFTMDDVVKVGDFGLVTAMEQEEEDDEPSALTPAPLLTRHTGQVGTKLYMSPEQLSGNSYSHKVDIYSLGLILFELLYPFRTQMERVRTLTEVRALRFPDVFSKNNVQELSMVRSMLSLSPSERPEAAEITGTPLFQELEPPFRMAVRQRSRTYSASSMGRPSRQTSSN